In the Sandaracinus amylolyticus genome, CGGTGAACAGCGCGCTGCAGCGGGCGCGCGCGACGCTCGCGACGCGCGATCTCGAGAGCGCGCGAGCGCCGCTCACCGACGCGCAGTCGACGCTCGTCGATCGTTTCGTCGACGCGTTCGAGCGCTACGACATGGACGCGCTCACGCGGCTCCTCCACGCCGACGTCGCGATGTCGATGCCGCCCGTCTCGCTCTGGCTCGAGGGGCCCGAGAACGTCGCGAGCTGGATGGTCGGCCGCGGCGCGGCGTGCCGGGGCTCGCGGCTCGTGCCTCTCGATGCGTGCGGCTCGCCCGCCTTCGCGCAGTACAAGCCGAGCGAGGACGGCACGCGCTTCGTCCCGTGGGCGCTCGTGGTGCTCGAGCTCGAGGGCGATCGCATCGGCGAGATGACGTTCTTCCTCGACGTGGAGACGCTCTTCCCGCGCTTCGGTCTGCCGGCCGAGCTGCGCTGATCATTTTTCGCGCGCGACCGATGAGTCTCGCGCGGCCGAGCTGTCCAATCTACGAACCCGACGAAATGGAGGCTCCCTTGGCAAACGCGCGCATGATCTTCGTGAACCTCTCGGTCCGTGACCTCCCGCGCTCGATGCAGTTCTTCTCGAAGCTCGGCTTCGAGTTCAACAAGCAGTTCACCGACGAGACCGCGGCCTGCATGATCGTCAGCGAGCAGGCGTTCGTGATGCTGCTCACCGAGAGCAAGTTCAAGCAGTTCACGAAGAACGAGATCTGCGACACGTCGAAGGCGAGCGAGGGGCTCTTCGCGCTCTCGTGCAACAGCCGCGAAGAGGTCGATCAGATCGTCGAGAAGGCGGTCGCGGCCGGCGGGCGCCACGCGATGCCCAAGATGGACATGGGCTTCATGTACGGGTGGAGCTTCTACGACGTCGACGGGCACCACTGGGAGGTCATGTGGATGGACCCGGCTGCCGTGCAGCCTCAGTGACGCGTCAGGGGCGCACGCAGACGAAGCACTCGTCGAACGCGCCCTCCTCGTCGATCGGTCGCGCGAACGTCGCCACGTGGTAGCCCGCGCGCGCGAGCACGCTGCGCCACGTCGCCCGCGCGAAGAGCCCCTCGACGTGGCGATCGTGCACGGCGCGCACTTCGTTCGTCGATGTGTCGCGCAGCACGAACGCGTACTCGGTGACGAAGGTGTCGTCGGAGGGATCGGGATCCCACATCCACTCGATCGCGCGGATCGAGCGGGATCCCTCGTCCTCCGAGAGCAGCTCGGTGTGATCGCGGAAGGTCTCGCGGTACACGTCGGGCGCGAACACCGCGACGCCGCCCGGCGCGGTGTGCACGAACGCGGTCCGCACGGCGGCAGCGAGGTCGAGCTCGCTCGTCATGTACATGATCGCGTCGTGCACGAGCACCGCGTCGAACACGCGATCGAGGCGCAGCGTGCGCATGTCGCCGCGCACGTGCTCGCACTCCGGATTGAGCTCGCGGCTCAGCGCGAGCATCGGCGCGGAGATGTCGGCGAGCGTGCAGCGGAAGTGACGCTTCATGTGCACCGCGTTATGCCCGGCGCCCGCACCGAGCTCGAGCGCGGTCTCGAGCGGGCGTCGCGCGGCGCGCTCCATCGCGGCGACGAAGCTCGCCACCTCGGGCGCGTGATCGCGCGG is a window encoding:
- a CDS encoding class I SAM-dependent methyltransferase; this translates as MQPLLYDELVPWYRLVDPPRDHAPEVASFVAAMERAARRPLETALELGAGAGHNAVHMKRHFRCTLADISAPMLALSRELNPECEHVRGDMRTLRLDRVFDAVLVHDAIMYMTSELDLAAAVRTAFVHTAPGGVAVFAPDVYRETFRDHTELLSEDEGSRSIRAIEWMWDPDPSDDTFVTEYAFVLRDTSTNEVRAVHDRHVEGLFARATWRSVLARAGYHVATFARPIDEEGAFDECFVCVRP
- a CDS encoding VOC family protein, whose product is MEAPLANARMIFVNLSVRDLPRSMQFFSKLGFEFNKQFTDETAACMIVSEQAFVMLLTESKFKQFTKNEICDTSKASEGLFALSCNSREEVDQIVEKAVAAGGRHAMPKMDMGFMYGWSFYDVDGHHWEVMWMDPAAVQPQ